In Tessaracoccus sp. MC1865, the DNA window GCCGATGCCGCGTTCGAGGTGATCGACGCGGCCCAGGCCCACGCGGGAACGCTGCCCGCGCCGGAAGGCGCCCTCGTCCTGGACGCGGTGTCGTTCACCTATCCCGGAGCGGCCGGCCCCGCCGTCGACCAGCTGAACCTGCGGGTGGAGCCCGGCGAGGTGGTGGCGCTGAGCGGGTCCTCGGGCGGCGGCAAGTCCACGACACTGGCCATGACCATGGGCTTCCTCACGCCGGATTCCGGCACGGTGTCCGTGGGCGGCGTCTCCCTGACCGACATCGACCTGGCCTCGTGGCGGGCCCAGGTGGCGTGGGTGGCGCAGGAACCGGGGCTGGTCAACGGCACCGTCGGCGACAACGTGGCCCTCGGCCATCCCCCCGCCCGGGAGGCGGACCTCGCCCAGGCGCTGGCCGACGCCGGGGCCGATTTCGGCCTCGACAAGCACGTGGGCGACGACGGGGAGGGCCTGTCCGCCGGCGAGCGGCGCCGCGTCGCGCTGGCCCGCGCGTTGGTGCGGATCAGGCTCGGCGGCGCGCGGCTGCTCGTGCTCGACGAGCCGACGGCCGGCCTGGACGCTGCCACGGAGGCGCACGTCATCGGGGCCGTCCGCGCCACAGGCGCAGGCGCCCTCATCGTCAGCCATCGGCCCGCCGTGCTGGCCGCCGCCGACCGCGTGGTGGAGGTGGTGCTGGCATGAGGAAGACAGTCCTCCTGGCCCGGGAGTTGATGGACGCGACACCCAAGGGTCGCCGTCGGTTCCTGCTGGCGGTGCTGCTGGCGATGCTCGCCTCCAGTTCCTCCGTCGCGCTGCTGGGCGTCTCCGCCTGGCTGCTGTCGTTCGCCGCGATGGCGCCGCCGGTGCTGTACCTGCAGGCCGCCGCCGTGGGCGTGCGCGCGTTCGCCATCTCGCGGGGCGTCTTCCGCTACCTGGAGCGCATCGTCGGCCACGACCTGGCCCTGCGCATGCAGACGGCGCTGCGGGTGCGCGTCTACGAGAAGCTGGCCGCCACCACCCTGATCGGCAGGCGTCGCGGCGACCTGCTCACGCGCGTCGTGGCAGACGTCACCGCCATCCAGGACCTCGTGGTGCGCGTGGTGATCCCGTTCGTCTCGGCCGCGCTGGTCGTCGTGGCCACCGCGGTGATGTTCAGCGTGTTCAACTGGCCCACCGCCCTCGCGCTGCTGGCGACCGCGCTGCTGGCCGGGGTGGTGCTGCCGTGGTGGACCCAGCGGGCCAGCCTCGCCGTCGACCTGGCGGCGGTGCCCACCCGGGGTCGCCTGGCGGACGGCGTGCGCGAACTGGCGCGGACCGCCACGGATCTGGTGGCCTACGGCGCCGACTCCGCCGCGCTCGACAGGCTGCTGGGGATCGACGATGAACTGCGCCGGCAGGAGGCCCGCGGCGCCTGGATCCGCGGCATCGCCACAGGCGGCCAGTTGGTGGCCTCGGGGCTAGCCGTCGGGGCTGCGCTGTGGTTCGGCACCGGCGCCCTGACGGCGGGAAACCTGGACCCGCGTCTGCTGGCCGTGCTCGTCCTCACCCCGCTGGCGCTGCACGAGGTGCTCGGCACCTTCGCGCAGGCGGCGCAGACCTACACCCGGGCGCGCTCCGCGCTCGGCCGCCTCTCCGAGGTGCTGGAGGTCGAGCCTGTCGGCACCGGCGACGTGGTGCCCGGCGACGGCGCACCGGGCCTCCTCCTGGAGGACGCGACCATCGGCTGGCCGCTGCCCGACGGCGACTCCGTGGCGGTCCAGGAGCACGTCTCCCTGTCGGTGGCCCCGGGCGAGCGGGTGGCGCTGGTGGGACAGTCGGGCGTCGGCAAGACGACCCTGGCCGCCACCGCCATGGGGCTCATCCCCGCACTGGCCGGCCGCGTGTCGCGGGGCGGGCGCGTCGGCTACCTGGAGCAGGACGCCCACATCTTCGCCACCACGGTTGCGGAGAACGTGCGCATCGGCGACAAGGACGCAACCGATCAGGCCGTCGTCGACGCGCTGGCGAAGGCCGGGCTGCCGATGGACCCGCAGCGACGGCTGGGCGAATCAGGCACGACGATCAGCGGCGGCGAGCGTCGTCGCCTCGCGCTGGCGCGGCTCCTGGTGGGCACGCGCGACCTCATCATCCTCGACGAGCCCACCGAGCACCTGGACCGAGAGACCGCCGACGCGCTGATGCGCGACGTGTGGGCCGCCTTCGCGGACGAGCCCGTCCTGGTCATCACGCACGACCCGGACGTGGTGGCTCAGTGCACCAGGGTGGTGCGGATGAGCCCCGCCGGCCAGTCCGCCTCCCCCGTGGTCAGCGGAAGCTCATAGCCACCTGGCGTCCCGCTTCCCTCGCCACTGCGATGGGGTCCGCCAGGGCGCGCTCACCGGCAAGGTCCCAGAGCGCGACGGCGAGGCCGTGGAAGTCCACGTCCTGGCGGCCGGCCACCAGCGCGACCGGCAGTTCCCTCCCCCGCGCCTCCCCGACCTCGGAAGCGATCTGCCGCACCACGTCGACGGCCTTGCCGCTGAAGCTCTGGGCGTCGAACGAGCCCTCCCCCGTCACGACGAGGTCGGCGTCCTGCATGGCCTCGCGGAGCTCGATCGCGTCGGCCACCACCCGGGCGCCGGAGGTGGTGGTGGCGCCCCAGAGCTGCAGCGCGAAGCCTGCGCCGCCCGCCGCGCCGGCGCCGGGTGCGTGGGGGTCGCCTCCCACCACCGCGGCCCAGTGCGCGAGGTTGGCGTCCATCTCCTCGATGAGGGAGGCGCCGCCCTTCTGCGGCCCGAACACCGCCGCCGCGCCGTCGGGGCCGAGCAGCGGGTTGGTCACGTCGGACAGCACCAGGGCACCGCGTTCGGGCGGCGGCACGACGCCGGCCCACTCCACGGCCGTGATTGCGGGCAGTGCGGCGTTGCCCAGCTGCTCGGTGAGCGCGGGCGGCTGGGGCGCGCGCCCCACGCTGAGGCCGAGCGCCACGAGCAGGCCCAGTCCGCCGTCGGTGGAGGCGCTGCCACCGAGGGCCAGGAGGAGCCGGGTGGCGCCGGCGTCCAGCGCGGCGCGGATGGCCAGGCCGAAGCCGCGGGTGTGCGCCTCACGTGGGGCCAGATGCCCGATGGTGGTGAGCCCGCAGCAGTGTGCCAGCTCCACCACGCCCGTGCCGTCCGGGAGCCGCACCCACGACGCGTGCCGGGGGTTGCCGAGCGCGTCGACCGTGTCGAGCGGCAGCCGCTCGGCCCCCGCGAGGGTGGCGAAGGCGTCGAGGGTGCCCTCCCCGCCGTCGGCCATGGGGCGGATGGTCAGGCGGTCCGCCGGGCGCACGTCGACCCACCCGTCCGCGATCGCATGTGCGGCCTGGACGGCGGTCATGGTCGACTTGAAGGAGTCGGGTGCGATCACCACGCGCATGGACGACGGTAACCCGGAGGGGGTCTACAACGCGAGCACTTCGCGGCAGTCGCCCTCCGACACGCCGGTGGAACGGCGTGGAAACCCTGGGATGGCGCCCGGTTGCCCACGGTTCGACCGGCTGCCACGCCCGCCGACAGGCGCCCGCGATCAGCCGCTAGAGTGGCCGGGTGACCGCCCCCGTTTCCACCGATGGACGCCGCCTCAGGGTGGCCCAGTTCATCGATAACTACGGCCCGGGTGCCAACGGCCTGATGTTCGCCGTGCAGCAGTTGGAGGGCAACCTGCTCGACGCCGGGCACGAGGTGATCGTCGTCGCCCCCGCCGCGAAAGGGCCCAACCCGCACCACGGCCGCCCCGGCCGCAGCGAGATCCGGCTCCCCTCGGTGCGCGTACCGAAGATGCCCACGCGCGTGGCCAACGGGCGGCACTTCGAGCGCACCATCGACGAGATCGCGAAGCTGAAGCCCGACGTCCTGCACGTGCACGGCTTCGGCACCATCGGCGTGCTGGGCACCTGGGCAGCGCAGCGGCTCGGCATCCCCATGCTGCTGACGTGGCACACCGATTTCGACGCGTACGCAGACCACTATTCAACCGTGTTGCCCCTGCTCACCGGAGTGCTGCGGGCCTGGGCGACGATCACCCGGGGCGACTTCGTCAGCCAGCGCGACATCCGCGCCGCAGAGGTGCGTTACGAGGACCGCGGCCGCTCGACGGCGTCGCTGCTCGCCCTGTGTCAGAAGATGCTGGAGACGGCCACCCTGGTGACCACCCCGTCGCCGAAGACCGCGCTGCGCTGCCGGCACCTCACGGAGAACATCAACGTGCGGGTGGTGCCCAACGGTGTGGACCCGCTCCCGCCCGGCCCCCCGCCGATCACTCATCCCGACGGGCCGATGGTGTTGTACGCCGGCCGCATCGCACCGGAGAAGGGCATCCCGCTGCTGGCCGAGGCCTTCACGTTGGTGCACGCCCAGTACCCCGACGCACGGCTGTGCATCGTCGGAGACTGGCAACGGTATTCGGGCATCAAGCGGATCCTCACCGAAGGCCGCGACGCGGGCCGCATCATCCTTCCCGGTGAGCAGAAGCGCGACGACCTCGGTGCGTTCTACGGCATGGCGGACGTGTTCGCATTCCCCAGCCTCACCGACACCCAGGCCCTCGTCCTGCACGAGGCCGCACTGGCGGGCCTGCCCATCGTCTCAGTGGACCACGAACTGCAACTCGTGATCGAACCCGGCGTCAACGGCGAGATCACCCGCCCGACGCCCGCGTCCCTGGCCGCCGGCATCATCCGGGTGCTGGAGAAGCTGCCGGATGACACCTGGCGGGCCAGGGCGCGCGAGCGCTCCGTCGAACTCGGTTCGCAGTGGAGCATCGCCTCGCAGGCCGCGGAGATGCTGTCGATCTACGCCGAGGTCGCCGCCTCCGGGCGCTGAGACCAGCGCCCGGCGCGGCCTACTTACCGGTCATGTCGGCCGGGATCACCCAGGCGTCGAAGTCCTCGCCGGCGACACCGTTGGCGATCGCAGACTCACGCAGCGACGTGCCCTCCTTGTGCGCCTGCTTGGCGATCTTGGCGGCCATGTCGTAGCCGATGTGCCGGTTCAGCGCGGTGACCAGCATCAGGTTGGACGACAGGTTCGCGTTGATCCGCTCCAGGTTCGGCTCGATGCCGACGGCGCAGTGGTCCGTGAACGAGCGCATGCCGTCCGCCAGCAAGCGGATCGACTCCAGCACGGCGTGGGCCATCACGGGCTTGAACACGTTGAGCTGGAAGTTGCCCTGGCTTCCCGAGAAGCCGACGGTGGCGTCGTTGCCGAACACCCGCGCGACCACCATGGTGAGGGCCTCCGACTGCGTCGGGTTCACCTTGCCGGGCATGATCGACGAGCCGGGCTCGTTCTCGGGGATCAGCAGCTCGCCGATGCCGTTGCGCGGGCCCGAGGCGTACCAGCGCACGTCGTTGGCCAGCTTCATCAGCGCGCCGGCCAGCACGCGCAGCGAGCCGCTGACCTCGACCAGGGAGTCGTGCGCCGACAGCGCGGCGAACAGGTTCTCCGCCTGGCGGAACTCCAGGCCCGTCTCCTCGGAGATCTTCTGCGCGGTCAGCGCGCCGAACTCCGGGTGGGCGTTGAGGCCCGTGCCGACGGCGGTGCCGCCGATCGCCAGGTCACGCGCCCGCGAATCCGCGAACCTGATGCCCTCGGCGGCGAAGTCGAGCTGGGCGACCCAGCCGCCGAACACCTGTCCCAGCCGCACCGGCGTGGCGTCCTGCAGGTGGGTTCGTCCCACCATCACCACGTCGTCGTACTGCCTGGCCTTGGTGTCCAGCACCTCACGCAGCTTCTCTAAGGCCGGGTACAGCAGCGAGTTGAGCTCGCTGACCACCGCGATGTGCATGGCCGTGGGGAAGGTGTCGTTGGACGACTGGCCGCGGTTGACGTGGTCGTTGGGGTGGACGGGCTGCTTGGAGCCCATCTCGCCGCCGGCCATCTCGATGGCGCGGTTGGAGATGACCTCGTTGGAGTTCATGTTGGACTGGGTGCCGGAGCCGGTCTGGAACACCACCAGCGGGAAGTGGTCGTCGAGGTTGCCGGCGATCACCTCGTCAGCGGCCCGGGCGATGAGCTCGGCCACATCGGAAGGCAGTTCGCCCAGTTCGCCGTTGGCCTGCGCGGCGGCCTTCTTCAGGACCCCGAGGGCCCGCACCATGGGGCGGCCCCAGACGAAGGCGTTGCGGCCGATGTCGAAGTTGTGGAGGCTGCGTTCGGTCTGCGCGCCCCAGTAGCGGTCTGCGGCAACGTCGATGTTGCCCATGGAGTCGGATTCAATGCGTGCCATGCCCCCGACGCTACCCCGCCGCGACGACTGATCGGGACGATTCGGCAGAGGTGAGATCCGGCAGACGCCGAGCGGCACGGGCATGAAAAGGCCCGGACCGCTGCCCTTGGGGGGCGGCAGCGGTCCGGGCGGCTTTCGGGCTTCTGTTTGATCCAGAAGATGGGATTACTGTAGCGGGATTTCTCGCCACTGCAAAGCCGGACGGGGCAAATTGTCTGATGTTTCCCTGAATTTTTCCTGAAAGCGCTTCTCAGGAGCAGTTTGCCCTAGCCAGCGGCCGGTATCAGCCCTTCCGGAGGGAGCGGAACCCCCGCAACCTGAGACTGTTCAAGACCACGAAGACACTGGAGAACGCCATGGCCGCACCCGCGATCATGGGCGTCAGCATCCCGAAGGCCGCCAGCGGGATGGCGGCGGTGTTGTAGCCGAAGGCCCACAGCAGGTTGCCCTTGATCGTGCGCAATGTGGCTCGGGACAGGCGCACCGCGTCGACGGCGGCGCTGAGGTCGTGGCGCATCAGCGTGATGTCGCCGGCGGCGATGGCCGCGTCGGTGCCGGTGCCCATGGCGATGCCCAGGTCCGCCTGCGCGATGGCAGCCGCGTCGTTGACGCCGTCGCCCACCATGGCCACCTGCTGGCCCTTGGCCTGCAGTTCCTTGATGGCGGCCACCTTGCCCTCGGGGGTGACGCCTGCACGGACGTCGTGGATGCCGAGTGACTCCGCAACGGCGCGGGCCGTGGCTTCGTTGTCGCCACTCAGCAGCACGGGGGTGAGGCCCAGCTTCTTCAACTGCTCGACGGCGACGCCGGCCGACTCCTTGATGGTGTCGGCCACCACCACGCGGCCGAGGATCCGGTTTTCATCGGCGACCTCGACGACGGAACCGATCACGTCGCGGCTCCACTCCGCGCGGCCATGGCCCAGATCGGCCATGAACGCGGGCGAACCGGCGTAGACGGTGCGGCCGTCCACGATGCCGCGGACACCGCGGCCGGGCACGTTCTGGAAGTCCTCGACGGGCAGGGGCCGGTCCACCGCCGCGACGAGAGCGGCGGCGATGGGGTGCTCAGAGGCGGCCTCGACGGCGGCCGCCAGCCCGAGCAGCTCCTCGCGGTCCACGCCATCGACGGGCTCCACGTCCACGACGGACATGTGGCCCGTGGTCAGCGTGCCGGTCTTGTCGAACACGATGGTCTGCACGCGGCGGGCACGCTCCAACACCTGCGGGCCCCGGATCACGGTGCCCAACTGGGCGCCCCTGCCGGTCCCCACCATGAGGGCCGACGGGGTGGCCAGACCGAGCGCACACGGGCAGGCGATGATCAGCACGGAGATGGCGGCGGAGAGCGCAACCGTCCAGCCGTGCGCGGCGACCAGGTGGCCCACCAGCGTCACGGCGGCGATACCCAGGACGACGGGCACGAAGATGCTGGACACCTTGTCCGCCAGGCGCTGGACGTCGGCTTTGCCCTCCTGGGCCTCCTCGACCATCTTCGCGATGCGCGCCAGCTGCGAGTTGGCGCCCACCGCAGTGGTGCGCACCACCAGGCGGCCGGTGGTGTTCACGGAACCGCCCACCACCGTCGTGCCCGGCTCCACCTCCACCGGCAGCGACTCACCGGTGATGATCGACGCGTCGACGGCGGAGCGGCCCTCCACGACCTCACCGTCGGCGGCGACCTTCTCGCCGGGGCGGACGACGACGAGGTCGCCCACCGCGAGCGACTTCACGTCGACGCGCTTCTCCTGCCCGTCGCGCAGGACGGTGGCCTGCTTGGCGCCCACCTCGAGCAGCGCACGCATGGCCGCGCCCGATTCGGTCTTCGCGCGGGCCTCGATGTAGCGGCCGAGCAGCAGGAAGGAGATGATGACGACGGCGGCCTCGAAGTAGATGAAGCCCATCGCGTCCTGTTGCGCGAGGTTGAACTCGAAGTGGTGCTTCATGCCGATCTCACCGGCGTGGCCGAACAGCATGGCGTACAGGGACCAGGCGAACGCGGTGCCGGTGCCCATGGTCACGAGCGTGTCCATCGTGGTGGCGCCGTGGCGCAGGTTGGTGAAGGTCGCCTTGTGGAAAGACCGGCCCAACCAGAGCACGACGACGGCGGACAGGACCAGAGCCGCCCACTGCCAACCCGGGAACTGCAACGCGGGGATCATCGAGACGAGCACGACGGGGGTGCTGAGGATGAACGACCAGAGCACGCGCGGCTTGAGGGCTGCGGCCTCGTCGTTCTTCTCCCCGACAGGGACGGGCAACGTGGCCCCGTAGCCGGTCTTCTCGACGACGGCGATGAGGTCCTCAGCGGTGAAGTTGGGCGGTGCTTCTACCGTCGCCTTCTCGGTGGAGTAGTTCACCGAGGCGGTCACCCCGTCCACCTTGTTGAGCTTCTTCTCGATCCGCGCGGCACAGGAGGCACAGGTCATGCCCTGGATGTCGAGCTGGATCTTGTTGGTGATGGGTTGGGTCCTGGTGGTGGACATGCTTCCTCTTGCCTGGTGCGCGGTGGGTACTGCGATGCCCGCGGCTGGCGCAGGGCAGGCCGAACAGGCCCCGGGCGGCTACGCCCGGGAAAGTTGCCCGGATGGGGTCAGAGGGTCAGGCGCTCAGGCCTCGACGACGGTGTAGCCGCCGGCCTCGCGGACCGCCTCGATGATGGCGTCGAACGGGATGCGCTCGTCGGATTCGACCGACATGGCGCCACCCTCGAGCGTGACGGAGACGTTGTTGACGCCTTCGACGTCAGAGACCTCTTCGGTGACGTGGTGGACGCAGTTACCGCAGGTCATGCCCGAAACGGTGTAGTTGGTGATCACAGAGAAAGTCCTTCCTTGGGTGACGGGCTATCGGGTCAGGCGCTTGATCGCCTGCATCGCCTCGTCAATCTTCTCTTTGCCCTCCGGGCCGCCCTTGCGGGCAGCGTCGGCGACACAGTGCGAGAGGTGGTCTTCGAGGAGCCCGAGCGACACCGCCTTCAGCGCCGAGGTCACGGCCGTGACCTGGGTCAGGACGTCGATGCAGTACTGATCCTCTTCAACCATGCGAGCGAGACCGCGGACCTGACCTTCGATCAGGCGCAGGCGCCGCAAATAGGCTGCCTTCTCCGGCGTGTAGCCGTGAGTGTGGCAGGTTTCGGTTTCCGTCGTCATGGCACCTCCCTCTTGACTGAGCATACCCCGGGGGGGTAAGGAATTCAATCTCATCCCATCATCCCATCGAGGTTTCCCGACGGGCCCCCGGGGTGGCCTACCGCCCGGGTCGAGGCGCGATTCCCCACATATCCACAATGAACCCACAGGCGCTGTGGATAACTGGCGTCGTGAAGATGAACGGTGGGTGAACTCGGCCCCGTATACCACGCTGGCCCCTCCGGATGGAAAATGGGGTTGAATCGTACAAAGTGCATTGTCAGCGCTGGTTTAAGACCCCGCCCCCGCCGCACCCCCGGAGCACCCGGGCCGAGATGACGAGCGGATGCCGGGCGGGCCGCGTCTCTTTGTGGACAAATCCCCAGGGGCCAGGCAGCCACCCTGGATATAACGATTTGATAACGGTGAATCCACGCTCAGCCCACAGGTTCGTCCACACCCCTGGGACTCAGCGCCGCGCACTTATCCACAGCCCTCCACAGGCTGTCCACAGAGCTCTCCACACGCTGGGGGCACACGTGGGCAGGAACCGTCAGAGGGGTGCCTTAGCCTAAGCAACGGAACTGGAAGGGGGTGAGCTGATGACGGCGCACGCAACAACCGCGGTCTTCGATGACCGCGAGCTCGACCGCACGCCTCCCCAGGATCTCGCTGCGGAGCAGAGCGTGCTGGGCGCGATGATGATGTCGAAGGATGCCATCTCGGATGTCGTCGAGGTGTTGCGCGGCACAGACTTTTACCGCCCCAACCACGAGTCCATCTACGACGCCATCATCAGCCTCTACGGCCGTGGTGAGCCGGCGGATCCCATCACCGTGGCAGGCGAACTCGGCAAGACGGGGCTCCTGGCCAAGGTGGGCGGCGCCGTCTACCTGCACGACCTGCTCTCCAGCGTCTCCATCGCCGCGAACGCGCCGTACTACGCGGAGATCGTCCGCGACAAGGCCGTGTTGCGTCGGTTGGTCAACGCCTCCATCCGCATCGCGCAGTTGGGCTACGGCGGCCAGGGCGAAGTGGACAAGATCGTCGACGAGGCCCAGCAGACGCTCTTCGAGGTGACGGACCGCAACTCCTCGGAAGACTACAAGTCGCTCCGGGAACTGCTGGAGCCCACGTTCGATGAGATGGAGGCCATCGCCAACAGCGGCGACGCACTCTCCGGCGTCCCCACCGGTTTCACCGAACTAGACCGCATCACCAACGGCCTGCACGGCGGCCAGATGATCATCGTCGCCGCGCGCCCGGGCGTCGGAAAGTCGACGTTCGCGCTCGACGTGTGCCGCTCGGCCGCCATCCACCACAACCTCCCCGCCGCGTTCTTCTCTCTCGAAATGAGCCGCACGGAGATCGTGATGAAGGTGCTCTCCGCGGAGGCTTCGGTACCCCTGGGGCGTATCCGCGGCGGCAAGATGGACGAGAACGACTGGCAGCGGGTCACGGACAAGTCGGCCATCCTCGCGGAGAAGAACTTCTTCATCGACGACTCCCCCAACCTCACCATGATGGAGATCCGCGCGAAGGCCCGCCGCCTGAAGCAGCGCCACGACCTTCAGCTGCTCGCCATCGACTACATCCAGCTGATGAGCTCCGGCAAGAAGGTGGAGTCGCGTCAGCTGGAGGTCTCGGAGTTCTCCCGCCAGATCAAGCTGCTGGCCAAGGAACTCGAGATCCCGGTCATCGCCCTGTCGCAGCTCTCGCGTAACACCGAACAGCGCAAGGACGGCATCCCCCAACTGTCAGACCTGCGTGAATCAGGCTCGCTGGAGCAGGACGCGGACATCGTGTTGATGCTGCACCGCCCGGAGATGTACTCCCAGAACCCCTCCGACGAGGAGCGCGGGCTGGCGGCCTTCCACATCCCGAAGCACCGAAACGGCGAGACCGGCAAGATCGACGCGCTCTTCCAGGGCCACTACAGCCGGTTCACGAACGCGCCCATGTGATCCCCAGCCGGCGCCGACCGGCTCAGCAGGCGGTGACGGCGTCTGCGACGGTGCGCAGCGGCACCCGCTCGCCCAGGCCCACATTGAGCAGGGCGGCGATTTCCGCGCCCACCCGGGTGAGGTCGCCCTGGCGGAACAGGAAGCTCACGTCGAGGATCTCGTAGCGCGGGGAGCCAGCCGCGAGTTCCTTCTGGAACCGGGAGCCTCCGTCGGTGAAGCCACAGTCGACGGCGGCGAAGGTGCGCTGGGCGTCGGCCTCGAGGTCCCAGGTGCGCACGGACATCACGGTGTCGGCCGCCCGCTGCCCGTGCGCGGTGGCGTTGCGGCGCACCACGTCTGCGACGGTGCCCGGGAGACCTGCCAGCGCCTCGATCCCCGTCCAGTCGGAGCCGACGGCGCGCTCGACCAGCTCCGCCCAGCTCCCGGTGGCCGGCACGGTGACCTGCACCCCTCCACAGACCGCGAGGTCGTTGACGTCGCAGGCGGAGTCGTCGACCACGATCGAGCGGATCGGGGTGCGCAGCAGCGGGAAGTTGTCCATGCCCCCATTGGACGCCTTGCCGCGACGGTAATCAACCCTCGCCCCGGGCCGGGGGGTACCGTTGCCCCATGGCCGCGCTGCTCACCGAGTACCACCTCACAGACCCCGATGACATGCATCCCGCCGTCGCACTGGCCCGCTACGGGAAGCGCCGCACGGGCGACCTGTTCGTCGGCCTCTGGTTGGGCATGATCGTCGAGGCCCAGCAGATGCGGCCCAGCCTGAGCAACGTGAAGCGCCAGGTGGAGAAGTTCGAATCCGGCCAGGACCTCCGGAGGGCGGTTGAGGAGGCCG includes these proteins:
- a CDS encoding cation-translocating P-type ATPase translates to MSTTRTQPITNKIQLDIQGMTCASCAARIEKKLNKVDGVTASVNYSTEKATVEAPPNFTAEDLIAVVEKTGYGATLPVPVGEKNDEAAALKPRVLWSFILSTPVVLVSMIPALQFPGWQWAALVLSAVVVLWLGRSFHKATFTNLRHGATTMDTLVTMGTGTAFAWSLYAMLFGHAGEIGMKHHFEFNLAQQDAMGFIYFEAAVVIISFLLLGRYIEARAKTESGAAMRALLEVGAKQATVLRDGQEKRVDVKSLAVGDLVVVRPGEKVAADGEVVEGRSAVDASIITGESLPVEVEPGTTVVGGSVNTTGRLVVRTTAVGANSQLARIAKMVEEAQEGKADVQRLADKVSSIFVPVVLGIAAVTLVGHLVAAHGWTVALSAAISVLIIACPCALGLATPSALMVGTGRGAQLGTVIRGPQVLERARRVQTIVFDKTGTLTTGHMSVVDVEPVDGVDREELLGLAAAVEAASEHPIAAALVAAVDRPLPVEDFQNVPGRGVRGIVDGRTVYAGSPAFMADLGHGRAEWSRDVIGSVVEVADENRILGRVVVADTIKESAGVAVEQLKKLGLTPVLLSGDNEATARAVAESLGIHDVRAGVTPEGKVAAIKELQAKGQQVAMVGDGVNDAAAIAQADLGIAMGTGTDAAIAAGDITLMRHDLSAAVDAVRLSRATLRTIKGNLLWAFGYNTAAIPLAAFGMLTPMIAGAAMAFSSVFVVLNSLRLRGFRSLRKG
- the dnaB gene encoding replicative DNA helicase — translated: MTAHATTAVFDDRELDRTPPQDLAAEQSVLGAMMMSKDAISDVVEVLRGTDFYRPNHESIYDAIISLYGRGEPADPITVAGELGKTGLLAKVGGAVYLHDLLSSVSIAANAPYYAEIVRDKAVLRRLVNASIRIAQLGYGGQGEVDKIVDEAQQTLFEVTDRNSSEDYKSLRELLEPTFDEMEAIANSGDALSGVPTGFTELDRITNGLHGGQMIIVAARPGVGKSTFALDVCRSAAIHHNLPAAFFSLEMSRTEIVMKVLSAEASVPLGRIRGGKMDENDWQRVTDKSAILAEKNFFIDDSPNLTMMEIRAKARRLKQRHDLQLLAIDYIQLMSSGKKVESRQLEVSEFSRQIKLLAKELEIPVIALSQLSRNTEQRKDGIPQLSDLRESGSLEQDADIVLMLHRPEMYSQNPSDEERGLAAFHIPKHRNGETGKIDALFQGHYSRFTNAPM
- a CDS encoding metal-sensitive transcriptional regulator; amino-acid sequence: MTTETETCHTHGYTPEKAAYLRRLRLIEGQVRGLARMVEEDQYCIDVLTQVTAVTSALKAVSLGLLEDHLSHCVADAARKGGPEGKEKIDEAMQAIKRLTR
- the fumC gene encoding class II fumarate hydratase → MARIESDSMGNIDVAADRYWGAQTERSLHNFDIGRNAFVWGRPMVRALGVLKKAAAQANGELGELPSDVAELIARAADEVIAGNLDDHFPLVVFQTGSGTQSNMNSNEVISNRAIEMAGGEMGSKQPVHPNDHVNRGQSSNDTFPTAMHIAVVSELNSLLYPALEKLREVLDTKARQYDDVVMVGRTHLQDATPVRLGQVFGGWVAQLDFAAEGIRFADSRARDLAIGGTAVGTGLNAHPEFGALTAQKISEETGLEFRQAENLFAALSAHDSLVEVSGSLRVLAGALMKLANDVRWYASGPRNGIGELLIPENEPGSSIMPGKVNPTQSEALTMVVARVFGNDATVGFSGSQGNFQLNVFKPVMAHAVLESIRLLADGMRSFTDHCAVGIEPNLERINANLSSNLMLVTALNRHIGYDMAAKIAKQAHKEGTSLRESAIANGVAGEDFDAWVIPADMTGK
- a CDS encoding heavy-metal-associated domain-containing protein, which encodes MITNYTVSGMTCGNCVHHVTEEVSDVEGVNNVSVTLEGGAMSVESDERIPFDAIIEAVREAGGYTVVEA
- the cydC gene encoding thiol reductant ABC exporter subunit CydC produces the protein MRKTVLLARELMDATPKGRRRFLLAVLLAMLASSSSVALLGVSAWLLSFAAMAPPVLYLQAAAVGVRAFAISRGVFRYLERIVGHDLALRMQTALRVRVYEKLAATTLIGRRRGDLLTRVVADVTAIQDLVVRVVIPFVSAALVVVATAVMFSVFNWPTALALLATALLAGVVLPWWTQRASLAVDLAAVPTRGRLADGVRELARTATDLVAYGADSAALDRLLGIDDELRRQEARGAWIRGIATGGQLVASGLAVGAALWFGTGALTAGNLDPRLLAVLVLTPLALHEVLGTFAQAAQTYTRARSALGRLSEVLEVEPVGTGDVVPGDGAPGLLLEDATIGWPLPDGDSVAVQEHVSLSVAPGERVALVGQSGVGKTTLAATAMGLIPALAGRVSRGGRVGYLEQDAHIFATTVAENVRIGDKDATDQAVVDALAKAGLPMDPQRRLGESGTTISGGERRRLALARLLVGTRDLIILDEPTEHLDRETADALMRDVWAAFADEPVLVITHDPDVVAQCTRVVRMSPAGQSASPVVSGSS
- a CDS encoding glycosyltransferase: MTAPVSTDGRRLRVAQFIDNYGPGANGLMFAVQQLEGNLLDAGHEVIVVAPAAKGPNPHHGRPGRSEIRLPSVRVPKMPTRVANGRHFERTIDEIAKLKPDVLHVHGFGTIGVLGTWAAQRLGIPMLLTWHTDFDAYADHYSTVLPLLTGVLRAWATITRGDFVSQRDIRAAEVRYEDRGRSTASLLALCQKMLETATLVTTPSPKTALRCRHLTENINVRVVPNGVDPLPPGPPPITHPDGPMVLYAGRIAPEKGIPLLAEAFTLVHAQYPDARLCIVGDWQRYSGIKRILTEGRDAGRIILPGEQKRDDLGAFYGMADVFAFPSLTDTQALVLHEAALAGLPIVSVDHELQLVIEPGVNGEITRPTPASLAAGIIRVLEKLPDDTWRARARERSVELGSQWSIASQAAEMLSIYAEVAASGR
- a CDS encoding glycerate kinase, translated to MRVVIAPDSFKSTMTAVQAAHAIADGWVDVRPADRLTIRPMADGGEGTLDAFATLAGAERLPLDTVDALGNPRHASWVRLPDGTGVVELAHCCGLTTIGHLAPREAHTRGFGLAIRAALDAGATRLLLALGGSASTDGGLGLLVALGLSVGRAPQPPALTEQLGNAALPAITAVEWAGVVPPPERGALVLSDVTNPLLGPDGAAAVFGPQKGGASLIEEMDANLAHWAAVVGGDPHAPGAGAAGGAGFALQLWGATTTSGARVVADAIELREAMQDADLVVTGEGSFDAQSFSGKAVDVVRQIASEVGEARGRELPVALVAGRQDVDFHGLAVALWDLAGERALADPIAVAREAGRQVAMSFR